TTGGATATCCTCTTTCTCCATTAAAAAATTGATTAAATGCATCGAGTAGGCGAAATGCTACATTCTTGAGGGAGGAGTAAACGGTTTTTAAGTATGGCTTTGATTGCTTGAGTACAGGTATCAGGTCGCGTAGATTCCGTGCCTTTAATAACGTAGCATCCTTGGGATTGTTCTTATATTCTTGATTAATTGTTTCTAATAGTTCGTTATATAATGTATTACAAATTTGACTTTGACTGTCTAGTATTAAAGTTGTCTTATGATTAAATACGATTTCAATCTTTCTATCACCAAACATATGTTCGTTTTACAATATATTATTGTATTTTCCCTAATAAAAAAATCAACATCAAATGTGCTTTAATGTTGATTTTGATATTCCTACTACTCAAGTATTTACTGATTAAAATCTATTCATTTATATATAAGTTTAGGTAGATTTAGATAGGTTTATTGTAACTGTTATTTACTGTTATTTAACCCCCTAGTCATATAAAAATGTGACTAGGGGGTACTTTTCTTTATGACTATGATCTATATATAATAGAAATGTAAGAACAAGAAAAAAAGAAAACAAAGTAAAGAAAGGGGAGTTATTCATGTTAAAACCACTTAGTTATCTTACCTATTTTAAAGGGAACATTAAAAAATCAATGTCACTTATTCTATCAATTGCATTTTCAATTGTATTACTAGGAAGTATCCATATGTTTATTACAAACTCTATAAATACAGGAACAATTGTATCAAGGCAATCGGAAAGATACACAATCATTAACGGTGTAGAAAAACCAATTAGTGAATTTTATTTAAATAAAATCAAAGGAAATGAAGATATTGATCAAGTAATACCAGTAGAACGTGAGTTTATTGAGTATATGGGGGTTGCAATAGCAGGGTCGTGTCATTACTATAAGTTAAACCGAGAGGATATCATATACCTAATGGATGTTCTTGGTATTGATTATGACAATAGTCAGATACCATTAAACGATTCAAATAAATTGATTATACACCAAGATATACTAGTAAATAATGATTTAGATATACAAGATACATATGAAGAAACGATTGATCATAATTTGCTAACAATTGATCTTACATTTCAAGGTGATTATTTAGTTGGGTTTGTACCGAAGACAATTGACCGTAATGAAAGACACAATACATACATTGTCATTCCTAAAGAAGGGAAATTAGAAGAGGTTAATCACTTTTTAAATAGTGAAGCGGACACAAATATTGCAGTTCAGGATGTGACCTTTTGGGAAGAAATCTATGATCGTATTCTAGGTGATGTCAATAATTTGTTTGATATTATCACAGTAGTTGTAGTTATTATTATTGGTATAGGTCTTGGAATCTCTACATATGTACACTATTTTCAAAGAAGAAAAGAGTTTGGTATCCTGCTTTCTATTGGATATAAGCATCGCTCGATATTAATGAGAATTAACAAAGAAATCCTAATCACTTCAGTATTATCATTTGTATTAGGGTTATCTATTTTACTTATTGAATTGACTATAATGAATTATTTTATTATCTCTGATGAAGGATTACCTTTATTCGAAGTTGACTTAGCTCTATTATCTAAAATTTGTTTTATACCACTATTTACATCCGTATTTTCCTTAGTACCAACTTGGGTTTTACTTAAAAAAATTGATAGTATATCTATAATTGAAGGAGTGAATTAAGATGTTAAGTATTAAAAATGGGAGTTTAATATATGATTTAAAAAAGGATACGAAAACATATGCCTTAAAAAATATAAATCTAACATTAGAGGAACAGAAATTTTATGGTATATTAGGTCCTTCAGGAAGTGGGAAAAGTTCTTTGTTGTATGCATTAAGTTCTCTTAAAAAGCTTACAAAGGGTGACGTGTCGTATAAAAAGGAACAACTTAGTAAACTAGGTGACGAAAAATTAGCTTCGATTCGTAAGACAGATTTTGGCTTTATATTTCAAAAGCATTTCTTAATCAGTTATTTAACAATACTCGAAAATGTGTTAGTACCGGTTAACTCAACAAGTAAGTATTATAAGAATCGAGCTAAAGAGCTGTTATCCGAACTGGGGCTAGAACATCAAATGAACAAGAAACCTTATCAACTAAGTGGCGGACAATGTCAACGAGTAGCAATTGCAAGAGCTTTAATTAATGAGCCAAACGTAATCTTTGCCGATGAAATTACGGCTTCACTCGATCATAAAAGTGCTGAAAATGCGATGAAAGTTTTACAAAAGTATCGCAATGGAGCTACTTTAATTGTTGTTACTCACGATCCTAGTATATTGAAAGGTGCTGATGAAATTATACATATTTGGGATGGTGAAATAAAAGATATTGAAATGACGCTACAAGCAAGTAAACACTTTTCAGAAAGGGGACAGCATCAGTCATGAAACCTTTAAGTTTGTGGAATTATATAATGATTAGCATCAAGCGAGTACTTCCTCAAATAGGCATACTAAGCATAAAAATTGCTTTATTCATCTTTCTTTGCTCAATTGGATTTGCAACAGCTTACGGTCTTAACAAAGATGGCACAAAACTTTTAGACAGTTATGTATCAGTAGCCTTTAAAGATCACGTTACTGATACGAGAAAACAAATGATTATAGAAGAAATTAATCAATTCAATGGGGTCAGAGAGTCATATAATGGAACAGCAATTACTGAAGGTTTAGGCAAATTAATTATATTTAATTCATTTTGTTGGACATTTGAACTTGAAAAAGAGGATGTAAAGATTATTTTAAAAGATCTTGATGGTGAAATTGTAGAAGGTCGGTTACCCGAACATCCCGAAGAGATGATTATAAGTGAAGAGCTAAGTCGATCATTAAATAAGGGGGTAGGGGATGTAGTAGGCTTTACAGAGATGCTGCCGAATCAATACCAGATTTCAGGTATATACAGTGGTAATCGTAATGCATATATTGGATATCATGTACCTGAAGAACAGATTGGTCACCTTTTTAATGTAGAAAATAGAAAAATTGAAGATGTATACGGTGAGTTGGAAAAATATGAGAATGAAATAGAAATACTTACATTTAGAGATGACATAGTTCATATGATTGATAATATATTTGGATTGTTAAAAGTGGTGGGCATCATTATATTAGTCATTACTGCAATCGAAATAACAATATCCGTTAGTAATCTAAATCGAGTATATTTTACTGAGCGAGCAGGAGAATTTGCTGTATTACAAGCTGTCGGGTACTCAGAGAAATTTATTAGGAGAAGAATGATGAAGGAAATGATGATTATAACGGTTACTGGTTTAGTATTTGGGATTATAATTGGTCAGTTATCTATGGTGTTGTTTTACTATTTATATTGCTATGACAAAGGAATTCCTTATCAAATTGTCGAACCAACTCTTATCGGATTTGCTATCCTGCTTACCTTTGTTATATATATTTTGTCGTATATACCAGTTAGAAAATATATTAAAAACATGGATCCTGTTGAAGTCATTCAGGAAAGTAATGTGTAACTAATATAAAGAAGTAAAGTGGGCAAATCAATTCTGTCCACTTTTTCTATAATTTCCCACCCTAAAATAAGAGTATTTTAGTTGGTGATTTGTTTAAAAAGATGTAGAATTATAGTATTAAAAGTCGAAAAACGGACGTACTAAGACTAGAAAAAGTAAAGTTGGTGCAACCTTATATGAAACGAAAATTATGCCTTGGTAAACGATTTGGATTGTATATATTACTATTATTTTTGTTCTATATCATCACCGTTATTTTATTTGAATACCATAGGGAATTACATGATGTTAAGGATTTACTACTCATAAATGGATATGAGGTTGCAAAAATCAAACGATTAGAAAACCAAATTCATATTGTAGACAAAATAATTGAGTTTATGATCATGGTAACAACGTTAGCGACTGCTTATTTTGTATATAGACTGTATAAAACACTGATTATTCCTTTGAATAAAGGAATAAATCTAGTAAACAATTTGGATACTACAAACAAAAAATGGGAATATGATTATAATAATGAACTTAAATTTCTCGTAAATAGCGTTAATAACTTTATAGATGTAAGTAATAACAGTTTTAAACTACTTGAGGTACAAAATAAAAAATTAAAGTTGTTTACTGAAATACAAGACATAAATTATTATACAGTCGACACACACAAGATGAAAATAAAATTGATACTGAATCAGAAATCAAGAGAACAATATCAAGTTAAGCAAACAACAGTAGAGTATAACCTAGACGAGTATGCAGAGTGTATTCATCCTGATGATCAAGAACAATTTAAGGGATTGGTCGAATCAGTACTTGAAAATAATCTGGAGGAATACCGCGCTGAATACCGCGTGAGATTATTTGATAAGCATACTTATTATTGGATTACAACATTCGGAAGAAAAATTAATGATTATACGTATAATGGTGTTCAAGTTGATATTACAGATTTAAAAAGAACTGAAAGGAAACTCTATGAAAGTAGAGAAGAATATAAAATTATAGTCGAAAATACGAGTGATTTAATCTCAAAAACCTCACCAGATGGACTAATTCTGTATGCTAGTGAAAGTTATATGAATCTATTTAGCAAGGGAGGTAATTGTATACTAGGTAAGTCAATATATGAGATCGATCAAACACTGCATAATTCAAACGCAGATTGGCTAACGGAAATGCTTCAAAAAAAAGTTAGTACAACAAATGAGATATCCATCAATACGAACATTGGAGCGCGTTGGTTTCTTTGGAATAATGATGTCGTATTAAATGATCATGGTCAAGTTTTATATATAATATCAGTTGGACGGGATATAACAGACATTAAACATGCGAATAAACAACTAAAGTATGAGTCAGAACATGATTTATTAACAAATCTATATAATAGAAGAGGATTAATGAATCAACTGGATTCATTAGAGACAAGCAATTTAGCTGTATTTTTTATAGATATCGATAACTTCAAAGATATAAACGATTTCTATGGTCATGAAGTTGGAGACCAAGTGATAAAAGAAGTTGCAAAAAAACTTCTAGTATTGAAGAAATATAATTGTATTCTAGGCCGACTTTCTGGAGATGAATTTTTACTCATATACAAAAACTATCCAGACGGTACTTCAATAAAAATGCTTAGTTTAGAATTAGAATATCTATTAAGAACTAAAATTAATGTTAATCACTTTAATATTCATCTCTCAGCAAGTATCGGTTACGCTGTATCGCCACTCCATACTAAAAATATATCAAAACTAATTGCCTATTCAGATATAGCTATGTATCAATCGAAACTACATAACAAGGGACGTACAGTTAAATTTAATCATGACATGTATAAAGCTGTAGAAAAAAAAGTTCGACTGGCGAATGACCTTAAAGAAGCTATTTTACACGATCAGTTTAAACTTGTGTATCAGTCAGTTATAGACCACAATTCGGGTGAAATCAAGTATGTTGAAACACTAGTAAGGTGGATTCATGGCACGAAAGGACCTATATCACCGGGGGAGTTCCTTCATGTAGCTGAAGAGATAGGATTAATGCAAGATTTGGATGAACTCATTATTAACAAGGCAATTAAGCAATATAGCCAATTTTCGAAACAGGCCGCCTATAAAGAAAGTAAGTTGACCATTAATGTCTCAAGAAGCACATTATTAACAACGAACCTAGCGGATACCCTCACTCAAATCGTCAATCGCTATCAGGTTAAGCCGAGTCATGTATGTATCGAAATTAGTGAAAGTACATTTGTGAATAAAGTAGAAGAAAGTCGCGAAAAAATCCTCAGACTGCGAGAAAAGCGGTTTATAATTGCACTGGATGACTTTGGTAGGGATTATTCATCTCTCTCTATATTAGACCGTCTAGACTATGATCTTATAAAAACAGACAGGCATTTTGTAAAAAATCTAAATAGAGAAACAAATGTTGAGATATTAAAAATGATTCATCGAATTGCAATGCTACAAAATAAAGAGGTAATCATTGAGGGTGTAGAAGAAGAAAAGCAGCTAACCCTTATACAAGAATTAGGTTTTTCCCTTATTCAAGGTTTTTATTATTCAATACCTAATCATATTGGTCTATAAATTAAATTCATGTGTTTAATCATAAAATTGTATTTTTCACCGTTTAGTGCTAAACTATTTAACGAATAAACTACTAATAATGAGGTTAGTACATATGGAATATTTTCTATTCATCTTTTCAAGTGTTATCTTACCAATATTCATTCAAGTTTTAGCAGGTTATATAGTACAAAAGAAGTTTCGTTTAGATACAGGTACAATGGCAAAAATCCAATTCTATGTCTTTATTCCCGCGCTATTATTTACTAAAATGTATAGCAATCAAGTTGATCCGGCTATATTTTTAAAGATTATATCCGTTGTCTTAATGGTATTTCTAAGCTTATATATAATCTTAATAATCTTAATTAAAGTATATAAAATACCTAAAAAGACTGGAACGACTCTTGCTAATTCCGTATGTTTGTTTAATAGCGGAAACTTCTGTATACCACTTATTGAACTTTTATATGTTGGCAATGTAATCGCTACATCCGTACAGATTATAATCTTATTAACCCAGAGTATGCTAACGAATACCTTTGGAATTTTTAACGCGAGTTTTGGTAAAAAAGACGCGAAAAAAGCCATGTTAGATATTTTTAAAATTCCAATGATTTATGCAGTTCTACTAGGATTAATTTTTAGAATGATTTCGATTCCAGATAGAGCTTTACCACTTTGGAATCCAATATGGGACGCATTAACGATTCTAAGTAGTGGCTTGATTCCGTTAGCACTTTTTACCTTGGGAGCACAATTAGCCAATACAAAATTAAGTATTCGAATCCCCAAGGTATATCTTTCAATTTTTCTTCGACTGCTAATAGCACCAATACTTGCTTATGGTTTTGTACATTTAGTGGGTCTTGCAAACTCTGCTAATGAAATGAATCGAATTGCAGCTCAAGTCATTGTGATCTGTTCAGCTGCACCAAGCGCAGTAAATTCTGTTCTTTTAGCGATTGAATATGATAACGAACCAGAGTTAGCATCACAAATCGTGTTTATGTCTACACTTCTTAGTGCAGTGACTGTAACAGGTGTCATCATTTTTGCAATGGCAACACTATAAAATCATAAAAAAGTACCCTATCATTTCAGATATGGTACTTTTTTGTTTGATTGATTGAGTTTATCATGTATAATAATAGTAATAAATATGTCGAATAATGCCAGGAAGTGTGACAGGATGAAGAAAACCAAACGCTATAGTATCGTAACACGTGTTGTTAAAATGCTCCTTATGTTAATGATCCTTTTTACAACATTGCTATTTTCGCAAATAAAGACGCATAACCTTTATGATTTAAAGAGTAAACAAACGACTGAATACATTGTTACGCTTGCTCTAATTAATGAGGTTCATGATACGCTATTACATACCTACGACAGTTTCTATCTTTACATTACGACAGAGGAAGTTTCTTATAAAGAGTTATATGATCAACAAATTGCTATGTTTACAGGTAAGAAGGAACGAAATTCTCACTTTACAGATGTAGCAATAAATGACAAAGATGCCACAATTAATCTACTTGCTAATACATTAGACTCACTGTATGAGGATGAGGAACAATATAAACCACTCTTAATGTCTTTAAGCCAAAAAGTTGAAATGATCCTTTATACACAAGGGATGATTTTAAATTCAAATCAAAATAAAAATGAACTAGATGTCGAATTAGCTTCTCTTAAAAATAATATGAAGATGGTTGAGGAAATGACATTTGAACTTAAATCTTATGTTCATACACGCTTTAATCACATAAATCAAACAGTAGAGGATCAACTTAATGTGTACGAGAATTTATGGGTTTTAAACATGAGTTTACTTTATATTTCCGGTCTTTATGTCATCCTTAGAATCTATCTTCTACTGGTTAAGCCAATCCTTACAGGCTATAAGAATATTGATAAGATAAATCAAGGAGTTTCAACTTTTAATTGGAATTATAAAGAAAATAATGAATTAAAATCATTGATTGATAGTCTTAAACAGTATATAACAATTTCTGATGATCGCTATAAGTTGATAACGGATCAATATAAAAAGATTGAAACATTTACAAGTGCAGGAGAAATAAATTATTGTGAATATGATAGTGAAACATCACAATTTGTAATTGACTTCAGTGCACCCTGTATGAGACGCTATAAAGTCAGTCAACAAAGATTATCTGTAAATATAAGGCAATATCTTCGTTATATCCATGAAAATGATGTAATCGATCTGAGAGAGAAATTCAATAAATTTATTAGTAATGAAGACAGTGAGTTTCGAGTTGAATATCGAATTAAACTAGAACAAATGACTGAATATGCATGGGTACTATTAGTAGCCCAAAAAAGTACAGAATCAGAACACAATTTTTATGGTGTTCAAATTGATATCACAGAACTGAAGCAAACACGGAAAGAACTGGAGACTAATAAAGAGGAGTATCAGTTAGTTGTAGAACATTCAACCGATTTAATTGCAAAGATCGATCCAAATGGTACCTTATTATTTGCAAGTAATTCCCTTTTTAAGGTTTTTAATAGAGATCAAAAAGAGTTAATAGGGCGAAACATATTTGATATTAACAAAGAACATGGTATAAAAGAGGAAGAGTGGTTTAAAAAACTGCTAACCCCTCCATACTCAATTCAACGTACCAACAAAATTGTTACGAATGAGGGGATTAAATATATTATATGGAATCATGATGCTATTTTGGACGAACAGGATCATGTTAGTTATATTTTCTCTGTAGGACATGATATTACAGATCTTAAGAAGGCAAATGAACAACTCCAGTATGAAGCTGAGCATGACTTATTAACCGGATTATTAAATAGAAGAGGTATTTTTAAATACTTAGATCATCTTGAACAACATGCAAAAAAAATTGCTGCATTCTTTATTGACATAGATGAATTTAAAAATATCAATGATTTTTATGGTCATGATATTGGAGATGATATCATAAAATTGGTTGCTAAGAGACTTAAATATATTAATATTCCCAATAAAATTGTTAGTAGATTGTCGGGAGATGAATTTTTGTTATTAATCATCGACTTTGATAGTCTTTCAGATTTAGAAATATATAGAGAGAAACTACAAAGTGTATTTAGTGAGCCCTATTTTCTTGATGAATTAACTTTAGGTATTAGCGCAAGTCTTGGTTTAGCCGTTTATCCTAATGATACAAAGGATCCACTTGAATTAATTACGTATGCGGATATTGCCATGTACGCATCGAAAAGACATTCATCTAAAAAATGTGTTAGAATTACTAAACAACTGTATGAGGATGTAACATATAAATTTAATATGACCAATAAAATTAAGCAAGCAATAGAGTCAGAAGAATTTTTTATGGTATATCAAGGGGTATACGATGTTATAAAGAGTCAAAATACATTTATCGAGGCATTAGTAAGATGGAAAGACGATTCAAATACGACTCTCTTACCTGGTGAATTTATACCGCTTGCTGAGGAATCTGGCTTAATGATTGAATTAGATCAAACCATTATTAATACGACGCTTAAAGAGTTTAGTGCTATTAAACAGAATGATCGTTATAAGCACTTAAAAGTAACGATTAATATATCGAGAAACAAGTTACTACAGGTTAATTTTCCTGAACGACTAAAAAAAATAACGGATCATTATAAACTTAAATCCAGTGATATTTGTATTGAAATTAATGAAAACACATTTATTGATAAAATAAACTTATGTAAAGAACAAATAAAACGTTTAAAGGAATTAGGGTATCTGATTGCTATAGATGACTTTGGTAAAGAATACTCATCTCTTTCTATTTTAAATAAAGTAGACTTTGATATCATTAAGGTAGATAAAACTTTTGTTGATGGAATTAAGGATAAAAGTAATATTGAAATCGTAAAAATGATTTTAAATGTTGCTCGGGTTAAAGGGAAACAAGTAATTGTAGAAGGAATTGAAACAAAAGAGCAAAAAGACGTGTTAGAGAAGTTAGGTGTTCGATTGATGCAAGGTTATTATTTTAATTACCCTAGTAAGCTTGAAATATAAATAATAAAAAAGAATTAATTACGTCACATAATAAATATAAAAAAAGAAACGATAAATAAATGAGCGATAAATTATTATTGTGCGAAAGGGTGATCGTTTGAAGATTATTTATTTAATTGTATGGATTGTATTAATTGGGTATACGTTTCTCTTAGCTCCAGGAGTAGGAATAAAAGAGTATGACCTAGTTAAGGATATTCTAATGTTTAATGAAGTCGATCCCTTAATAATATCAATATTCTATTTATTCGGTGTCTGGCCATTCATTTTTGCAGGTTTACTGTTCAAAAAAAAATCAGCGAATATTAATGCATGGCCCTTTGTAATCGGTAGTTTTATATTTGGTGTGTTTGCATTACTTCCCTATTATTTTTTGAATGGTTCGGGAGATGATTCCAAACATACTAAAGAATGGCTCAAATCCTATAAAGAATCAAAACTTGTTTATCTGATACTAATTATAATAACAACATGGTTACTTCTCTATGGGTTAATGTTTGGTGATCCTAATGGATTCATCACTATGTTCAATTATAGTTGGTTTGTGCATATTATGGGGATTGATTTTATTCTTTTGGTTATCCTTTCAATCATTACT
This Haloplasma contractile SSD-17B DNA region includes the following protein-coding sequences:
- a CDS encoding FtsX-like permease family protein; translated protein: MLKPLSYLTYFKGNIKKSMSLILSIAFSIVLLGSIHMFITNSINTGTIVSRQSERYTIINGVEKPISEFYLNKIKGNEDIDQVIPVEREFIEYMGVAIAGSCHYYKLNREDIIYLMDVLGIDYDNSQIPLNDSNKLIIHQDILVNNDLDIQDTYEETIDHNLLTIDLTFQGDYLVGFVPKTIDRNERHNTYIVIPKEGKLEEVNHFLNSEADTNIAVQDVTFWEEIYDRILGDVNNLFDIITVVVVIIIGIGLGISTYVHYFQRRKEFGILLSIGYKHRSILMRINKEILITSVLSFVLGLSILLIELTIMNYFIISDEGLPLFEVDLALLSKICFIPLFTSVFSLVPTWVLLKKIDSISIIEGVN
- a CDS encoding ABC transporter ATP-binding protein; translated protein: MLSIKNGSLIYDLKKDTKTYALKNINLTLEEQKFYGILGPSGSGKSSLLYALSSLKKLTKGDVSYKKEQLSKLGDEKLASIRKTDFGFIFQKHFLISYLTILENVLVPVNSTSKYYKNRAKELLSELGLEHQMNKKPYQLSGGQCQRVAIARALINEPNVIFADEITASLDHKSAENAMKVLQKYRNGATLIVVTHDPSILKGADEIIHIWDGEIKDIEMTLQASKHFSERGQHQS
- a CDS encoding ABC transporter permease; its protein translation is MKPLSLWNYIMISIKRVLPQIGILSIKIALFIFLCSIGFATAYGLNKDGTKLLDSYVSVAFKDHVTDTRKQMIIEEINQFNGVRESYNGTAITEGLGKLIIFNSFCWTFELEKEDVKIILKDLDGEIVEGRLPEHPEEMIISEELSRSLNKGVGDVVGFTEMLPNQYQISGIYSGNRNAYIGYHVPEEQIGHLFNVENRKIEDVYGELEKYENEIEILTFRDDIVHMIDNIFGLLKVVGIIILVITAIEITISVSNLNRVYFTERAGEFAVLQAVGYSEKFIRRRMMKEMMIITVTGLVFGIIIGQLSMVLFYYLYCYDKGIPYQIVEPTLIGFAILLTFVIYILSYIPVRKYIKNMDPVEVIQESNV
- a CDS encoding sensor domain-containing protein, whose amino-acid sequence is MKRKLCLGKRFGLYILLLFLFYIITVILFEYHRELHDVKDLLLINGYEVAKIKRLENQIHIVDKIIEFMIMVTTLATAYFVYRLYKTLIIPLNKGINLVNNLDTTNKKWEYDYNNELKFLVNSVNNFIDVSNNSFKLLEVQNKKLKLFTEIQDINYYTVDTHKMKIKLILNQKSREQYQVKQTTVEYNLDEYAECIHPDDQEQFKGLVESVLENNLEEYRAEYRVRLFDKHTYYWITTFGRKINDYTYNGVQVDITDLKRTERKLYESREEYKIIVENTSDLISKTSPDGLILYASESYMNLFSKGGNCILGKSIYEIDQTLHNSNADWLTEMLQKKVSTTNEISINTNIGARWFLWNNDVVLNDHGQVLYIISVGRDITDIKHANKQLKYESEHDLLTNLYNRRGLMNQLDSLETSNLAVFFIDIDNFKDINDFYGHEVGDQVIKEVAKKLLVLKKYNCILGRLSGDEFLLIYKNYPDGTSIKMLSLELEYLLRTKINVNHFNIHLSASIGYAVSPLHTKNISKLIAYSDIAMYQSKLHNKGRTVKFNHDMYKAVEKKVRLANDLKEAILHDQFKLVYQSVIDHNSGEIKYVETLVRWIHGTKGPISPGEFLHVAEEIGLMQDLDELIINKAIKQYSQFSKQAAYKESKLTINVSRSTLLTTNLADTLTQIVNRYQVKPSHVCIEISESTFVNKVEESREKILRLREKRFIIALDDFGRDYSSLSILDRLDYDLIKTDRHFVKNLNRETNVEILKMIHRIAMLQNKEVIIEGVEEEKQLTLIQELGFSLIQGFYYSIPNHIGL
- a CDS encoding AEC family transporter, yielding MEYFLFIFSSVILPIFIQVLAGYIVQKKFRLDTGTMAKIQFYVFIPALLFTKMYSNQVDPAIFLKIISVVLMVFLSLYIILIILIKVYKIPKKTGTTLANSVCLFNSGNFCIPLIELLYVGNVIATSVQIIILLTQSMLTNTFGIFNASFGKKDAKKAMLDIFKIPMIYAVLLGLIFRMISIPDRALPLWNPIWDALTILSSGLIPLALFTLGAQLANTKLSIRIPKVYLSIFLRLLIAPILAYGFVHLVGLANSANEMNRIAAQVIVICSAAPSAVNSVLLAIEYDNEPELASQIVFMSTLLSAVTVTGVIIFAMATL
- a CDS encoding sensor domain-containing protein; this encodes MKKTKRYSIVTRVVKMLLMLMILFTTLLFSQIKTHNLYDLKSKQTTEYIVTLALINEVHDTLLHTYDSFYLYITTEEVSYKELYDQQIAMFTGKKERNSHFTDVAINDKDATINLLANTLDSLYEDEEQYKPLLMSLSQKVEMILYTQGMILNSNQNKNELDVELASLKNNMKMVEEMTFELKSYVHTRFNHINQTVEDQLNVYENLWVLNMSLLYISGLYVILRIYLLLVKPILTGYKNIDKINQGVSTFNWNYKENNELKSLIDSLKQYITISDDRYKLITDQYKKIETFTSAGEINYCEYDSETSQFVIDFSAPCMRRYKVSQQRLSVNIRQYLRYIHENDVIDLREKFNKFISNEDSEFRVEYRIKLEQMTEYAWVLLVAQKSTESEHNFYGVQIDITELKQTRKELETNKEEYQLVVEHSTDLIAKIDPNGTLLFASNSLFKVFNRDQKELIGRNIFDINKEHGIKEEEWFKKLLTPPYSIQRTNKIVTNEGIKYIIWNHDAILDEQDHVSYIFSVGHDITDLKKANEQLQYEAEHDLLTGLLNRRGIFKYLDHLEQHAKKIAAFFIDIDEFKNINDFYGHDIGDDIIKLVAKRLKYINIPNKIVSRLSGDEFLLLIIDFDSLSDLEIYREKLQSVFSEPYFLDELTLGISASLGLAVYPNDTKDPLELITYADIAMYASKRHSSKKCVRITKQLYEDVTYKFNMTNKIKQAIESEEFFMVYQGVYDVIKSQNTFIEALVRWKDDSNTTLLPGEFIPLAEESGLMIELDQTIINTTLKEFSAIKQNDRYKHLKVTINISRNKLLQVNFPERLKKITDHYKLKSSDICIEINENTFIDKINLCKEQIKRLKELGYLIAIDDFGKEYSSLSILNKVDFDIIKVDKTFVDGIKDKSNIEIVKMILNVARVKGKQVIVEGIETKEQKDVLEKLGVRLMQGYYFNYPSKLEI